A single Mustela lutreola isolate mMusLut2 chromosome X, mMusLut2.pri, whole genome shotgun sequence DNA region contains:
- the SLC25A14 gene encoding brain mitochondrial carrier protein 1 isoform X2: MGIFPGIILIFLRVKFATAAVIISGHQKSTTVSHEMSGLNWKPFVYGGLASIVAEFGTFPVDLTKTRLQVQGQSIDVRFKEIKYRGMFHALFRIYKEEGVLALYSGIAPALLRQASYGTIKIGIYQSLKRLFVERLEDETLLINMICGVVSGVISSTIANPTDVLKIRMQAQGSLFQGSMIGSFIDIYQQEGTRGLWRGVVPTAQRAAIVVGVELPVYDITKKHLILSGVMGDTILTHFVSSFTCGLAGALASNPVDVVRTRMMNQRAIVGHVDLYKGTLDGILKVCLFWMSHITGIIGYVTFLTGSFHLLCFKVHSRGSVYHCVFPFYAWIILHCMIISHLFTLVTFYCNCF, translated from the exons caCCAGAAAAGTACCACTGTAAGCCATGAGATGTCTGGTCTGAATTGGAAACCCTTTGTATATGGCGGCCTTGcctctattgttgctgagtttg GAACGTTCCCTGTGGACCTGACCAAAACACGACTTCAAGTTCAAGGCCAAAGCATTGATGTTCgctttaaagagataaaataccGGGGAATGTTTCATGCCTTGTTCCGCATCTATAAAGAAGAAGGTGTATTGGCTCTGTATTCTGG AATTGCCCCTGCCTTACTAAGACAGGCATCATATGGCACCATTAAAATTGGCATTTACCAAAGCTTGAAGAGATTATTTGTAGAACGTTTAGAAG atgaaactCTTCTAATTAATATGATCTGTGGGGTAGTGTCAGGAGTGATATCTTCCACTATAGCCAATCCCACTGATGTACTAAAG ATTCGAATGCAAGCTCAGGGGAGCTTGTTCCAAGGCAGCATGATTGGCAGCTTCATCGATATATACCAACAAGAAGGTACCAGGGGTCTGTGGAGG GGTGTCGTCCCAACTGCTCAGCGGGCTGCCATCGTTGTGGGCGTAGAGCTACCAGTCTATGATATTACAAAGAAGCACTTAATCTTGTCAGGGGTGATGGGAGACACGATTTTAACTCACTTTGT TTCCAGCTTTACATGTGGGTTGGCTGGGGCTCTGGCTTCCAATCCCGTTGATGTGGTTCGAACTCGCATGATGAACCAGAGAGCAATTGTGGGACATGTGGATCTCTACAAGGGTACTTTGGATGGAATTTTAAAG GTTTGCCTATTTTGGATGTCTCATATAACTGGAATCATAGGATATGTGACCTTTTtgactggctcctttcacttattatgtttcaaggttcattcacGTGGTAGTGTTTAtcattgtgtttttcctttttatgcctGGATAATCCTTCATTGTATGattatatcacatttatttacACTTGTTACATTTTATTGTAATTGCTTTTAA